Proteins co-encoded in one Kribbella qitaiheensis genomic window:
- a CDS encoding lysylphosphatidylglycerol synthase domain-containing protein → MRVRQEQFKTPFRVARAIVTNRAVQVSALLGAVMISLWNVERVPHTSVLPAVVGLLPFAIGKYVLCPLRWHALSASGRTRAWHVRAYAESEILGLISPWHAGADVWRVHRLEATGVRRSSAIASVALDRFVGAVGLVVAVAVCGITLPWTVLAGALGLAAIVLAAALVVRRRRPGLAGNLPWPSPGVFAAGVALSIGYQATILGLLIGALQAVGDSVSAFQLIAVFGASQLAGVLPGVHGASPREGALVAGLTSIGVSWTAAFGAVALTALLYWVAALLFGGGCFFLRWRGWFSDPRPAAICSGGTGTGLLVAAPVPE, encoded by the coding sequence GTGCGTGTGAGGCAAGAGCAGTTCAAGACACCTTTCCGGGTCGCGCGGGCGATCGTCACCAATCGCGCCGTTCAGGTGAGCGCCTTGCTGGGCGCCGTGATGATCTCGCTCTGGAACGTCGAGCGGGTCCCGCACACGTCGGTGCTGCCCGCCGTCGTCGGGCTGCTGCCGTTCGCGATCGGCAAATATGTCCTGTGCCCGCTGCGCTGGCACGCCCTGTCCGCCAGCGGGCGGACCCGGGCGTGGCACGTGCGTGCGTATGCGGAGAGTGAGATCCTCGGCCTGATCTCACCGTGGCACGCCGGCGCCGACGTCTGGCGGGTTCACCGCCTGGAAGCAACCGGCGTACGACGCTCGTCGGCGATCGCGTCCGTCGCCCTGGACCGGTTCGTCGGCGCCGTCGGACTGGTCGTCGCCGTCGCTGTCTGCGGAATCACCCTGCCCTGGACCGTGCTCGCGGGTGCGCTCGGCCTTGCCGCGATCGTGCTGGCAGCGGCCCTCGTCGTACGCCGTCGGCGTCCTGGTCTGGCAGGCAATTTGCCTTGGCCGTCGCCGGGGGTGTTCGCGGCCGGTGTCGCGTTGTCGATCGGCTACCAGGCCACAATCCTGGGCCTGCTGATCGGGGCCCTGCAGGCGGTTGGCGACTCGGTGTCGGCCTTCCAATTGATCGCTGTGTTCGGCGCGAGTCAGCTCGCCGGAGTGCTTCCCGGCGTCCATGGTGCGAGCCCGCGCGAAGGCGCTCTGGTCGCCGGTCTGACATCGATCGGGGTCTCCTGGACCGCCGCCTTCGGCGCGGTCGCGCTGACCGCCTTGCTCTACTGGGTGGCCGCTCTGCTGTTCGGTGGCGGGTGCTTTTTCCTTCGATGGCGCGGCTGGTTCAGCGACCCACGGCCGGCCGCGATCTGCTCAGGTGGCACAGGCACCGGGCTTCTCGTCGCGGCACCTGTGCCTGAATAA